The following DNA comes from Brassica oleracea var. oleracea cultivar TO1000 chromosome C5, BOL, whole genome shotgun sequence.
ATCTCATAGTCTCTTAGCCTTGCAAAATGTTCATTGCATTCGGCCTGTAGCTTATCAAGAACAATACGCCTAGCAATCTTTGCCTGCTCGGGGGAGATAATGATGTTGTACTTCTCCCTAAACTCTTCTCTAATCATTGGAGTACTCATTTCAGGTTCCTTCCTAATTTTCTCCAACATAACTTCAGCAATGGCAGGACTTTTAAAGAGTTTACACTTACATGTGGGATGGCAAGTATGTGTGTTAACGTACACTTTCACCATCCATTTATGAATGGGTCTCTCTACTGAGCAGTATATACGCCACACACAACCTCTACCACTGCATTTAGCACCAATCTTTGTCTTCTCCCATCTGTCATAGACTACATTTCTTCTTGACTGCAGAATATACTTGATCACTTGCTTCTTGAACTCTTCACCACTGTAAAAGGTCTGCCTAAGACTAAAAACGCCATCTAATTCACCCTTATTAGCCATCCTCTCAGCTTGTTCCTCTTCATCATCAAATGACTGTTCCGTGTCTGGATATACCTCATCATCGTCTACAATCTCATCCTCATAGTTCTCATCCCTAAACATCTCAAGATCCTCTTCAAAATTTCTGTCAAGATCCTCTTCATCATCAGATTTATCTCTCGCTTGATACTCATCTTCACTCTCTTCTGCTTCATCATCACCATCAACCTCGTCGTTTTGTAGCTCCGCATCAACCTATCTACCATCAACCTCGTCATTTTGTAGCTCAGTCCTTGCAGTCTCTCTACCATTAACCTCGTCGTTCTGTAGCTCAGCATCAACCTCGTCGTCTTCACTAGTTTCAGGTTTCTCTATGAAGACATCAAGTTCCCCATAATAACGACCATTAGATGCCATCCTCTTTTTGTTTTTCTCTCCATTCTCAAGCAACTCCTTCTTCTCTGAGATATCCTCATACGGTAACTTGTACCACATTCTCCCCACACTAACTTTTAGAACAATGATCTTCAGGAATTCTTCAAAAACTTCATCACCATTGACTTCGAACTGATCCATAAAACCATCGACATAATTTAGCTTCCCATCTTCATCATATTTGAACACACCGGAATGGAAGCAATTAATCTTCACCGGTATCGAATCACTGTTAGCATTAAAATAGCATTAGAACATGGTAAAGCCATCAATTGATTCTAATAATCGAAGTAACCAAGCAAGGGCTCTTACCTCATTGTCGCCTTGTTTCTTCGATTAGCTCATCCGGATTCTAATTCACTGATATTGAATCGATAACACCAAACCCCTCTCTGCACTCTCTCTGTCTCTTTCTCTCTGTTTTGAACGATGAACCCTAGATTTCCAAATGAAATCGATTTGGGGGAGGAAATGGTTAAGTCTAGGTCGGGTTTTTCGTTTGGTTCGGGTCGGAGTTTAACTTTAATTAATTACGCTCTGACCCCAATTATTTTAACTAAAATCAATTGAACCTCGTTATGATGTTGGCACCATATTTTTATTAACGTCGTATATGTGGCATGTATTTATCATATACATTGTGTAGTTATCGACACATTTATATACTCTGGATGGTTTGCACCATATTATAGTATACATGGTGTAGCTGAGAAACTTTTTTCCAAATTTAAAATATATACTTTACTAGTTCGTATAAAACTAGAGCATTGGTAAAAAATATTTAACAATATTTTTAAATAATAAAATAGTAATTTCATATGAAAAGGTTCTTTCTAACTATCTTCAAAATAGTCATGACGGCTAAAAACACATACTCCTTCCGTTTTATATTAAGTGTCGTTTTAGAGAATTTTTTTCGGTACAAAATAAGTGTCGTTTTCGATTTTCAATGCAAAATTTATTTTTTTATTGGTTGAAATATGGTTAGGTGTATAGGTAATAGTGTTTTTTAATAGGAAATGTACAAAATTAATTGTTTTCTTAATCCATGTGCCGAAACCTAAAACGACACTTATAATGAAACAGAAGGAGTAACGTATATTCTTTAGTTATTTCATATGAGGGATGAAAAGGTTCTTTCTAACTACCTTGATAATAGTCGATAACTGTCGTAATCGGCTTCTCTGTTTGGTGGACTGGTGGTCGGATGAGATCTTGAACTGTTCGATGGATGCTCTCCGACGGATTGAAGATGGGTTGTGTGTGGGTGGTGGCTTCGTGACCAGGATGAGATCTCGACTTTGTTCGTTTGATGATCTCTCGTTTGGAAGAAGTTATGGTGATGAAGTATTCGTGGTGTTGATGCATGGTTCTTGGAGTGGCCCGGGGAGATGTCGTTCGGTTTCCGGCGTCTTTGTTCCCGGCGGTGATGATTGTGGTGATTTCACGACGCGTGTTTCCCTTGTTGTTGAGGTGTAAACACGTGTCTTGTCTTTGTTTATTTCTTGACGCGTGTAGTAGGATAGTGTCCCCTCTGTTTTTGGGCGGTTTATGAGCTTCTGGTCATGTGTTTCTTTTTTGGACCTTGGGCTTTACTTGTTTGTGTATGGGTTTTGCTTTTTTGGGCTACGGCCTTTTAATAAAACTCAAGATGGCAAAAAAAAAAAAAGTCATGACGATAACATTATATACCACTTAACATTAAAACCAAGAAAAACATTATGCATATATTTTTGCGCCCATAAAATTTTTTGCATAAACTTTCTTCGCCTTTTCTTATTTTGACGCTATTGTTGCAAAACTTTCTTCGTCTTTTCTTATTTGTGTGTGACAGACGAGGAATTTTATGCAATTATGTGGTTGCAAAAAAAACATATTGTGATCTAGGGATGGCAATTTGTACGTTAGCCCGCGGGCCTAACCCGTAAAGTCCCACTGCGGGGCGGGCTTGGGCTTACATATCTTAGGCCCAAGATATTGCGGGTCTTGCGGGTTGGTCAATTTCGGGTATTGGCCAATGCAGGGCGGGTCGACGCGGGTTTGCGGGACATTCGAGACCCGCGTGTCTTCTTCACTAGAGACATTTGCGTTCTGCTCACCGATGAAAAAGATGAGAAATGGCGACTGTGAAGGAAATTTTGGACCTTCTCTTCCACCCGTTGACAAAGGTCACCACCGGGCCTTATCTTCTTCATCGGTACCTTCTCTTCATCTTTGGTCTACAACCGTACTTCTTTTCGTAGAGAGCACCACCGGAGCTTCTCTTCTTCCTCGATCTACTACCATAGCTTCTCTTCTTCCTCGTTCTTCTTCCTCCATCTACCACTGTAGCTTCACCTCTTCCTCGATCTACCACCATCTAGTTGACTTGAAACATGATGGTTGTAGACTTTAGTGACAAGAAGTTATCAGTTTTTTTTTTTATTATTTCTGAGATGTTTTGTTTGAAACTTTGATTGATTTAAAGTTTTACTATTAATTGTCATTGGTATCAGATTGATTCAATATTACACTTTCAATCTTTAGTAGAGAAACCAAAGAAAGCGTGTACGCTAATATCATGTCTCATCTATCTTGTTTATCATCAACAGTGTCTTCTTCATTGTCAGTGATCTTCCTCGGACTGCCTTGATTCTCTTCCCAATCGAAAGGAATCAAAGAACGTTCGGAGAAGTTTCTTTTTTGCCTCCTCCTCGTACTCTCTGTACCACTCTGTGATTCTTCGTGGGCTTGTTGGTGCGCTTAAGAAGCAGCCAGTGAATTTTCTTTGCGAAGATGGAGCAGTTAAGCTCATCACTTCCATTCTTCTTTTTTTTGTCTTTTTGAGAACTGTTTGATTTGCGAAGAGTTATGAGATGTCTCAAGGTCAATGAGAAGAAGAAAACTAATGAGGACTGCATTTTCACTACCCGCGGGCCGGACCGCAAAGTCCTATGTAGCAAGCGGGGCGGGTTTGGGTA
Coding sequences within:
- the LOC106344704 gene encoding uncharacterized protein LOC106344704 — encoded protein: MSDSIPVKINCFHSGVFKYDEDGKLNYVDGFMDQFEVNGDEVFEEFLKIIVLKVSVGRMWYKLPYEDISEKKELLENGEKNKKRMASNGRYYGELDVFIEKPETSEDDEVDAELQNDEVDAELQNDEVDGDDEAEESEDEYQARDKSDDEEDLDRNFEEDLEMFRDENYEDEIVDDDEVYPDTEQSFDDEEEQAERMANKGELDGVFSLRQTFYSGEEFKKQVIKYILQSRRNVVYDRWEKTKIGAKCSGRGCVWRIYCSVERPIHKWMVKVYVNTHTCHPTCKCKLFKSPAIAEVMLEKIRKEPEMSTPMIREEFREKYNIIISPEQAKIARRIVLDKLQAECNEHFARLRDYEMELLRSNPDSKIEINTTTKPNEAKAFHSMYICFDKIRVAWKEYCRPVIGLDGTFLKHISLQGLILTAIGRDPNNQIYPIAWVVVDSESNDNWQWFIHRLKIDLGLGEGDLVTIISDQHRGLIHGVAVELPRAENRACARHIYSNLKKNHKSDTLKPLFWRIASSYNEGDYDRSLDVFKKFDPLAAEELMKKDRSTWCRAFFRIGGAYECVEFSNGYTVNLPCRSCACRKWNLSGIPCRHAVFVIRENGFEVEDYISDYYLTSKWRGLYMDGLGPVIGPRFWKLSGEDHIEATPYKRPPGRPKGKARIKGSDESRKHRRLNMEQQSHEQAIEDVSSTAPPATQP